One Methylobacterium sp. AMS5 genomic region harbors:
- the xoxF1 gene encoding lanthanide-dependent methanol dehydrogenase XoxF1 (Multiple clades of rare earth element (REE)-dependent methanol dehydrogenases have been described, XoxF1 through XoxF5 at least, in methylotrophs. Multiple XoxF paralogs may be found encoded in the same genome, and the REE-dependent enzymes may be preferred to calcium-dependent versions. Members of this family fall within the clade named XoxF1, a La3+-dependent family.) — MRAVHLLALGAGLAAASPALANESVMKGVANPAEQVLQTVDYANTRYSKLDQINASNVKNLQVAWTFSTGVLRGHEGSPLVVGNIMYVHTPFPNIVYALDLDQGAKIVWKYEPKQDPSVIPVMCCDTVNRGLAYADGAILLHQADTTLVSLDAKSGKVNWSVKNGDPSKGETNTATVLPVKDKVIVGISGGEFGVQCHVTAYDLKSGKKVWRGYSIGPDDQLLVDPEKTTSLGKPIGKDSSLKTWEGDQWKTGGGCTWGWFSYDPKLDLMYYGSGNPSTWNPKQRPGDNKWSMTIWARNPDTGMAKWVYQMTPHDEWDFDGINEMILTDQKFDGKDRPLLTHFDRNGFGYTLDRATGEVLVAEKFDPVVNWATKVDLDKGSKTYGRPLVVSKYSTEQNGEDVNSKGICPAALGTKDQQPAAFSPKTGLFYVPTNHVCMDYEPFRVTYTPGQPYVGATLSMYPAPGSHGGMGNFIAWDNLQGKIKWSNPEQFSAWGGALATAGDVVFYGTLEGFLKAVDSKTGKELYKFKTPSGIIGNVMTYEHKGKQHVAVLSGVGGWAGIGLAAGLTDPNAGLGAVGGYAALSSYTNLGGQLTVFSLPNN, encoded by the coding sequence ATGAGAGCGGTACATCTCCTCGCACTCGGTGCGGGTCTCGCGGCTGCAAGCCCGGCCCTTGCCAATGAAAGCGTCATGAAGGGCGTCGCCAACCCGGCGGAGCAGGTGCTCCAGACGGTCGATTACGCCAATACCCGCTATTCCAAGCTCGACCAGATCAACGCCAGCAACGTCAAGAACCTCCAGGTCGCCTGGACCTTCTCGACCGGCGTGCTGCGCGGCCACGAGGGCTCTCCGCTCGTCGTCGGCAACATCATGTACGTCCACACCCCCTTCCCGAACATCGTCTACGCGCTGGACCTCGACCAGGGCGCCAAGATCGTGTGGAAGTACGAGCCCAAGCAGGATCCGTCCGTGATCCCGGTCATGTGCTGTGACACGGTCAACCGTGGTCTGGCCTATGCCGACGGCGCGATCCTCCTGCACCAGGCCGACACCACCCTCGTCTCGCTCGACGCCAAGTCCGGCAAGGTGAACTGGTCGGTCAAGAACGGCGACCCGTCCAAGGGTGAGACCAACACCGCCACCGTTCTCCCGGTGAAGGACAAGGTCATCGTCGGCATCTCCGGCGGCGAGTTCGGCGTGCAGTGCCACGTCACCGCCTACGACCTGAAGTCCGGCAAGAAGGTGTGGCGCGGCTACTCGATCGGCCCGGACGATCAGCTCCTCGTCGACCCCGAGAAGACCACCTCGCTCGGCAAGCCGATCGGCAAGGACTCCTCGCTGAAGACCTGGGAAGGCGATCAGTGGAAGACCGGCGGCGGCTGCACCTGGGGCTGGTTCTCCTACGATCCCAAGCTCGACCTGATGTACTACGGCTCGGGCAACCCCTCCACTTGGAACCCCAAGCAGCGTCCGGGCGACAACAAGTGGTCGATGACCATTTGGGCGCGTAACCCCGACACCGGCATGGCCAAGTGGGTCTACCAGATGACCCCCCACGACGAGTGGGACTTCGACGGCATCAACGAGATGATCCTCACGGATCAGAAGTTCGACGGCAAGGACCGTCCGCTGCTGACGCACTTCGATCGTAACGGCTTCGGCTACACGCTCGACCGCGCCACCGGTGAGGTGCTCGTCGCTGAGAAGTTCGATCCGGTCGTGAACTGGGCCACCAAGGTCGACCTGGACAAGGGTTCCAAGACCTACGGCCGCCCGCTGGTCGTGTCGAAGTACTCGACCGAGCAGAACGGTGAAGACGTGAACTCGAAGGGCATCTGCCCGGCGGCTCTCGGCACCAAGGACCAGCAGCCGGCGGCCTTCTCGCCCAAGACCGGCCTGTTCTACGTGCCCACCAACCACGTCTGCATGGACTACGAGCCGTTCCGGGTGACCTACACCCCGGGCCAGCCCTACGTCGGCGCGACCCTCTCCATGTACCCGGCTCCGGGCTCGCATGGCGGCATGGGCAACTTCATCGCCTGGGACAACCTCCAGGGTAAGATCAAGTGGTCCAACCCCGAGCAGTTCTCGGCTTGGGGCGGCGCGCTCGCCACTGCCGGTGACGTGGTGTTCTACGGCACGCTCGAAGGCTTCCTGAAGGCCGTCGACTCGAAGACGGGTAAGGAACTGTACAAGTTCAAGACCCCGTCGGGCATCATCGGCAACGTGATGACCTACGAGCACAAGGGTAAGCAGCACGTCGCCGTGCTCTCGGGCGTCGGCGGCTGGGCCGGCATCGGCCTCGCGGCCGGCCTGACCGACCCGAACGCCGGTCTCGGCGCGGTGGGTGGCTATGCGGCCCTGTCGAGCTACACCAACCTCGGTGGCCAGCTCACGGTCTTCTCGCTGCCGAACAACTAA